The proteins below are encoded in one region of Pseudomonas putida NBRC 14164:
- a CDS encoding ketopantoate reductase family protein, whose translation MKICILGAGALGCAIGAALSEAGHQTWLLNRSREHVEAINLHGLQVQDEHGERQVRVNATTDANDVGVTDLVVVLVKSFHTAEAIAGATALLGPQTLVLSLQNGLGHEDILAEVVGPQRVLAGKTYVGGVLLAPGLIRAGVAGKHTYIGELDGQLTPRAQAIAEAFNAAGLATTVSDNILGTMWDKLLVNVATGALSGITMLSYGQLYTEPLLEQTAKAAVAEAIAVARSAGIRLSLNSPDAAWHLAAEGLPSSFRTSMLQSLEKGSVTEIDFINGSVVRWGQRHGIATPVNATLVACIKGIERAMADHQKRDNA comes from the coding sequence TTGAAAATCTGCATTCTGGGTGCCGGCGCCCTGGGCTGCGCGATTGGCGCGGCATTGAGCGAGGCAGGGCACCAAACCTGGCTGCTCAACCGTAGCCGCGAGCACGTCGAAGCCATCAACCTGCACGGTTTACAGGTGCAGGACGAACACGGTGAGCGGCAAGTGCGTGTCAATGCCACCACCGATGCCAACGACGTGGGCGTGACTGACCTGGTCGTGGTGCTGGTGAAGTCGTTCCACACCGCCGAAGCGATTGCCGGTGCCACGGCGCTGCTCGGCCCGCAAACGCTGGTGCTGTCGCTGCAGAACGGCCTGGGCCACGAGGACATTCTGGCCGAGGTGGTCGGGCCGCAGCGAGTACTGGCTGGCAAGACCTATGTGGGCGGTGTGCTGCTGGCACCGGGGTTGATCCGTGCTGGCGTGGCGGGCAAACACACATACATCGGCGAGCTGGACGGGCAACTGACACCCCGCGCGCAGGCCATCGCCGAAGCCTTCAACGCTGCCGGGCTGGCCACCACGGTCAGCGACAACATCCTCGGCACCATGTGGGACAAGCTGCTGGTCAATGTCGCTACCGGCGCGCTCAGCGGTATCACCATGCTCAGTTATGGCCAGCTCTACACCGAGCCTTTGCTGGAGCAAACGGCCAAGGCCGCCGTGGCCGAGGCCATCGCCGTGGCCCGCAGCGCCGGTATCCGCTTGAGCCTGAACAGTCCTGATGCCGCCTGGCATCTGGCTGCCGAAGGTCTGCCATCGAGTTTCCGTACCTCGATGCTGCAAAGCCTGGAAAAAGGCTCGGTCACCGAAATCGACTTCATCAACGGCTCCGTCGTGCGCTGGGGCCAGCGTCATGGCATCGCTACACC
- a CDS encoding LysR family transcriptional regulator, producing the protein MSAADVLPEPKLLQLFDLLYHCRSVTRAAEQLGQSQPTVSIWLARLRQQLNDPLFVRTPGGMAPTPRADQLIGPCREVLESLRRLTAWEPQFTPATAQRRFRLCVSDASHITLLPSILNHLRNHAPGIRLEAARIDGNSESALESGEADLAIGFVPWLGGGMYQQVLFEQDWVCLSNRQHPRLAHGMDVARYHAEGHVQISAGTGQKLLEAGLARAGIERRIVLELPGFLGLGMIVGSTDLVATLPRHIGHTLADMHDLQVHDCPFAVEGFTVKQHWHARYHQDSGNRWLREVIHGLFGRPA; encoded by the coding sequence ATGAGTGCCGCCGACGTACTGCCTGAACCCAAGCTGCTGCAACTGTTCGACCTGCTTTATCACTGCCGCAGCGTCACCCGCGCTGCAGAACAGTTAGGCCAGAGCCAGCCAACCGTCAGCATCTGGCTAGCCCGCCTGCGTCAGCAACTGAACGACCCGTTGTTCGTACGCACCCCAGGTGGTATGGCCCCAACTCCGCGCGCCGACCAGTTGATCGGGCCTTGTCGCGAAGTGCTTGAATCACTGCGTCGGCTGACGGCGTGGGAACCACAGTTCACCCCTGCCACCGCGCAGAGGCGCTTTCGCCTGTGTGTCAGCGATGCCAGCCATATCACCTTGCTACCCAGTATTCTCAACCACCTGCGCAACCATGCCCCAGGCATTCGCCTGGAGGCAGCGCGCATCGACGGCAATAGCGAAAGTGCCCTGGAGTCGGGCGAGGCCGACCTGGCCATTGGCTTTGTGCCCTGGCTGGGTGGCGGGATGTACCAGCAGGTATTGTTCGAGCAGGACTGGGTGTGCCTGAGCAACCGCCAGCACCCGCGCCTGGCACACGGCATGGACGTGGCCCGTTACCACGCCGAGGGCCATGTACAGATCAGCGCGGGGACCGGCCAGAAGTTGCTGGAGGCCGGCCTGGCCCGGGCCGGTATCGAGCGCCGGATCGTGCTGGAGCTACCAGGGTTTCTGGGGCTGGGGATGATCGTTGGCAGCACCGACCTGGTCGCCACTCTGCCAAGGCATATCGGCCACACCCTTGCCGACATGCATGACCTGCAGGTACACGATTGCCCATTTGCGGTAGAGGGTTTCACGGTAAAACAGCACTGGCATGCGCGCTACCACCAGGACAGCGGCAACCGCTGGCTCAGGGAAGTGATCCACGGCCTGTTCGGTCGACCGGCCTGA
- a CDS encoding GNAT family N-acetyltransferase — protein sequence MNTPQFRTPTVADAERCYAIEIGAYEGDEAATLEKIRTRIAQYPQGFLILENAGEIVGFINSGCAHEVVMSDEDFKELIGHDPAAPNVVIMSVVVDPVHQGKGYAKRLMDEFIVRMKASGKQTIHLMCKQQHVALYQKMGYQYVKPSPSDHGGMAWHEMVMAL from the coding sequence ATGAATACCCCGCAGTTCCGCACCCCCACTGTTGCAGACGCCGAGCGCTGCTACGCCATTGAAATCGGCGCCTATGAAGGGGATGAAGCGGCCACGCTTGAGAAGATCCGCACCCGCATCGCGCAGTATCCGCAAGGCTTCCTGATCCTGGAAAACGCAGGTGAGATCGTTGGCTTCATCAATAGCGGTTGCGCCCACGAAGTCGTCATGTCTGATGAAGACTTCAAGGAATTGATCGGCCATGACCCGGCAGCACCGAACGTGGTGATCATGTCGGTGGTGGTGGACCCGGTGCACCAGGGCAAAGGTTACGCCAAGCGCTTGATGGACGAATTCATCGTCCGCATGAAGGCCTCGGGCAAGCAGACCATTCACCTGATGTGCAAGCAGCAGCATGTGGCGCTGTACCAGAAGATGGGGTATCAGTACGTGAAACCGTCGCCGTCGGATCATGGCGGCATGGCTTGGCATGAGATGGTCATGGCGCTGTAA
- a CDS encoding biliverdin-producing heme oxygenase produces MTAAPLPLTAPGRCKRLKAASSSDHDKVDELVMAARPFESRERYGHFLQVQHRFHGSLLALYQDEQLNRWLPGLVELSRFAAVEEDLLDLGLPLPTPPQPVSASPAQALGWLYCSEGSNLGAAFLFKQTQRLGLNGNEGARHLAPHPDGRALHWREFVARLDGLVLDEEEEAEVVTGAIAAFDSYRAHLREVFAGR; encoded by the coding sequence ATGACCGCTGCCCCACTCCCTCTCACAGCGCCAGGACGCTGCAAACGCCTGAAAGCGGCCAGCAGCAGCGACCATGACAAAGTCGACGAACTGGTGATGGCGGCGCGACCTTTCGAGAGCCGTGAGCGTTATGGCCACTTCCTGCAGGTACAGCACCGCTTTCACGGCAGCCTGCTGGCGCTGTATCAGGACGAGCAGCTGAACCGGTGGCTGCCGGGGCTGGTTGAGCTGTCGCGTTTTGCCGCAGTCGAGGAAGACCTGCTCGATCTGGGCCTGCCGCTGCCAACGCCCCCCCAACCGGTCAGTGCCAGCCCGGCCCAGGCCCTGGGGTGGCTGTATTGCAGTGAAGGCTCCAACCTGGGTGCCGCGTTCCTGTTCAAGCAGACCCAGCGCCTGGGCCTGAATGGCAATGAGGGTGCCCGCCACCTGGCGCCGCACCCCGATGGTCGTGCACTGCACTGGCGCGAGTTCGTGGCCAGGCTTGATGGCCTGGTGCTGGACGAGGAGGAAGAAGCAGAAGTTGTGACGGGGGCGATTGCTGCGTTCGACAGTTATCGGGCACACCTGCGAGAAGTATTCGCAGGCCGATGA
- a CDS encoding DUF2986 domain-containing protein encodes MNRRKKIKQLLEAHAKKANAKLAPRKPKYICKADRLKMEAEASGDTPQLAD; translated from the coding sequence ATGAACCGTCGTAAGAAGATCAAGCAGCTATTGGAGGCGCATGCCAAAAAGGCCAATGCCAAACTGGCGCCGCGCAAGCCCAAGTACATCTGCAAGGCTGACCGCTTGAAGATGGAGGCAGAGGCGTCGGGGGATACTCCTCAGCTGGCCGATTGA
- a CDS encoding phosphoethanolamine transferase CptA, whose amino-acid sequence MSHTTSPAAHTRVDWAGLGWLLLFFWYFSGVTQALLLFSGTTGFAGFRDAFFLSSLWLAPVLLLPRFTRATAAVIGLVLWAASLVGLSYFGIYRQEFSQSVIFVMFESNTAEAGEYFSQYFSVWLGLALLLYTLVAVLLWKRVRPVSLPLRSRLPVVALLLVANLVYPFYKQMVTQERNFADAAEKVQQRMEPAVPWQLLVGYRQYLQQLDNMQKLLAQNAALPPLQNLSDSSGTAPRTLVLVLGESTTREHMHLYGYNRDTTPNLDALAASDKGLTVFRDVVSPRPYTIEVMQQILTFGNEQNPDRFLTDPSLINLMKQAGYKTFWITNQQTMTKRNTMLTTFSQQTDAPVYLNNQRNQNASQYDDVVLAPFEKALQDPAPNKFIIVHLLGTHMDYRFRYPNDYAHFTDSQGVPKELTPDQVETYNFYDNAVRYNDYVVSSLIKRYSAGSPNGFLLYLSDHGEDVYSSGNHDRLGRNEGAPTRPMYTIPFLLWTSPSWQAEHPRDLQAMANRPYSSSHLIHTLSDLAGLSYDRFEPVKSLVSPQFVVAPRWIGDPYRKDGLREFDHLPLDKPERVQETASNHP is encoded by the coding sequence GTGTCACACACTACATCCCCCGCCGCGCATACGCGCGTGGACTGGGCCGGCTTGGGCTGGCTGCTGCTGTTCTTCTGGTACTTCTCCGGCGTTACCCAGGCGCTGCTGCTGTTCAGCGGGACTACCGGCTTTGCCGGTTTTCGCGATGCGTTCTTCCTCAGTAGCCTGTGGCTGGCCCCGGTGCTGCTGCTGCCCCGCTTCACCCGCGCCACGGCGGCCGTCATCGGCCTGGTGCTGTGGGCGGCATCGCTGGTGGGCTTGAGCTACTTCGGCATTTATCGCCAGGAGTTCTCGCAAAGCGTCATCTTCGTGATGTTCGAGTCCAACACCGCCGAAGCCGGTGAGTACTTCAGCCAGTACTTCAGCGTGTGGCTGGGCCTGGCGCTGCTGCTGTACACGCTGGTGGCGGTGCTGCTGTGGAAGCGCGTGCGTCCGGTCAGCCTGCCCCTGCGCAGCCGCCTGCCAGTGGTGGCCCTGTTGCTGGTCGCCAACCTGGTGTACCCGTTCTACAAGCAGATGGTGACGCAGGAGCGCAACTTCGCCGATGCCGCCGAAAAAGTGCAGCAGCGCATGGAGCCCGCAGTGCCCTGGCAACTGCTGGTCGGCTACCGTCAATACCTTCAGCAACTGGACAACATGCAGAAGTTACTGGCGCAAAACGCCGCGTTGCCGCCCCTGCAAAACCTGAGTGACAGCAGCGGTACGGCGCCACGCACGCTGGTGCTGGTGCTGGGCGAGTCCACCACCCGCGAGCACATGCACCTGTATGGCTACAACCGCGACACCACGCCCAACCTCGACGCGCTGGCCGCCAGCGACAAGGGCCTGACGGTGTTCCGCGACGTGGTATCGCCGCGCCCGTACACCATCGAAGTGATGCAGCAGATCCTCACCTTTGGCAACGAGCAGAACCCGGACCGCTTCCTCACCGACCCGTCACTGATCAACCTGATGAAACAGGCAGGCTACAAGACCTTCTGGATCACCAACCAGCAGACCATGACCAAGCGCAACACCATGTTGACCACGTTCTCGCAGCAGACCGACGCGCCGGTATACCTGAACAACCAGCGCAACCAGAACGCCAGCCAGTACGATGACGTGGTGCTGGCACCGTTCGAGAAGGCCCTGCAAGACCCTGCGCCGAACAAGTTCATCATCGTCCACCTGCTGGGCACGCACATGGACTATCGCTTCCGCTACCCGAACGACTACGCGCACTTCACCGACAGCCAGGGCGTACCGAAAGAGCTGACGCCAGACCAGGTAGAAACCTACAACTTCTACGACAACGCGGTGCGCTACAACGACTACGTGGTATCGAGCCTGATCAAGCGTTACTCGGCCGGCAGCCCCAATGGCTTCCTGCTGTACCTGTCCGACCATGGCGAAGACGTGTACAGCTCCGGCAACCACGACCGCCTGGGGCGCAACGAAGGCGCGCCGACCCGGCCGATGTACACCATCCCGTTCCTGCTGTGGACCTCGCCCAGCTGGCAGGCCGAGCACCCACGTGATTTGCAGGCCATGGCCAACCGCCCTTACAGCAGCTCGCACCTGATCCATACCCTGTCCGACCTGGCCGGGCTGAGCTATGACCGCTTCGAGCCGGTCAAGAGCCTGGTGAGCCCGCAATTTGTGGTGGCACCGCGCTGGATCGGCGACCCGTACCGCAAGGATGGCTTGCGCGAGTTCGACCACCTGCCGCTGGACAAGCCCGAACGGGTGCAGGAAACCGCCAGTAATCACCCGTAG
- a CDS encoding TetR/AcrR family transcriptional regulator, with the protein MSAAPREPRKDGAVTRTRILEAAGELFAALGYAETSNKAVAAKAEVDLASINYHFGSRNGLYLAVLDEARKRFLDLSDLQRITQGNHAPAEKLRVLVELVVHKATQDRDNWHLRVLAAEILAPSPHGQAHLQAAAPLRLSLLKGLFSEVSTIPVDEPALTRCILCVTAPWAMLLIGPRGGSGALHEILQMPGEAVAAQLYRFALAGLQDAGQQHAQATPPPS; encoded by the coding sequence ATGTCCGCAGCCCCCCGCGAACCCCGCAAGGACGGCGCCGTCACCCGCACCCGCATCCTCGAAGCCGCCGGCGAACTGTTCGCCGCGCTCGGCTATGCCGAAACCAGCAACAAGGCCGTTGCGGCCAAGGCCGAAGTCGACCTGGCCTCGATCAACTACCACTTCGGCAGCCGCAACGGCCTGTACCTGGCCGTGCTTGACGAGGCCCGCAAACGCTTCCTCGACCTCAGCGACCTGCAGCGCATCACTCAAGGCAACCACGCGCCAGCCGAAAAGCTGCGCGTGCTGGTGGAACTGGTGGTGCACAAGGCCACCCAGGATCGGGACAACTGGCATTTGCGGGTTCTGGCCGCAGAAATCCTCGCGCCCAGCCCTCACGGCCAGGCGCATCTGCAGGCCGCCGCACCACTGCGCCTGTCATTGCTCAAGGGGCTGTTCAGCGAGGTCAGCACCATCCCCGTCGACGAACCGGCCCTGACCCGCTGCATCCTGTGCGTCACAGCGCCGTGGGCAATGCTGCTGATCGGCCCGCGCGGCGGCTCCGGGGCGCTGCACGAGATTCTGCAGATGCCCGGCGAGGCCGTTGCAGCGCAGCTTTACCGCTTTGCCCTTGCTGGCCTGCAAGACGCTGGCCAGCAGCATGCCCAGGCCACCCCCCCCCCCAGCTGA
- a CDS encoding MDR family MFS transporter, whose amino-acid sequence MQPVSTDTSPAATDAQTSIPLLLAALMLVMFLAALDQTIVSTALPTIVSDLGGLRWLSWVVTAYLLASTVVVPLYGKFGDQFGRKRVLQVAIVLFLLGSALCGAAQDMAQLIAFRTLQGLGGGGLMVVAMAAIGDVIPPAERGRYQGLFGGVFGLATVVGPLIGGFLVEQLSWHWIFYINLPLGLLALLVIGSVFRPHVALVRHTVDYIGAFFLTVALAALVLITSLGGSLLAWKSLDMLCLALFALIGLVGFVLEQRRAVEPIMPLHLFRHRTFVLAGLIGFIVGVSLFGAVTFLPLYMQVVKNATPTSAGLQMLPLMGGLLVVSAVTGRLISRWGRYRVFPIIGTLLQVIALGLLSRLQLDTPMALMNLYMGLLGAGLGMVMQVLILAVQNSVELRHMGVATSGATLFRSIGGAIGVSLFGALFSHSLLGGLGSDFAASAGGAASLSPAAVHALPTALQHSYLQAFSGAMHGVFLLAGVITSVAFALSWLLREVPLRKATQA is encoded by the coding sequence GTGCAACCTGTATCCACTGATACCTCCCCCGCCGCAACGGATGCGCAAACCTCCATTCCACTGCTGCTGGCAGCGCTGATGTTGGTGATGTTCCTGGCCGCCCTCGACCAGACCATCGTCTCGACCGCACTGCCAACCATCGTCAGCGACCTCGGCGGGCTGCGCTGGCTGTCGTGGGTGGTCACCGCTTACCTGCTGGCCTCCACGGTAGTGGTACCGCTGTATGGCAAGTTCGGTGACCAGTTCGGCCGCAAGCGTGTCCTGCAGGTGGCCATCGTGCTGTTCCTGCTGGGCTCGGCCTTGTGTGGCGCAGCACAGGACATGGCCCAGCTGATCGCCTTCCGCACCCTGCAAGGGCTGGGTGGCGGCGGCTTGATGGTGGTGGCGATGGCCGCCATCGGTGATGTCATCCCGCCTGCCGAACGTGGCCGCTACCAGGGCCTGTTCGGTGGCGTGTTCGGCCTGGCCACCGTGGTAGGGCCGCTGATCGGCGGTTTTCTGGTCGAGCAGCTGTCGTGGCACTGGATCTTCTACATCAACCTGCCCCTGGGCCTGCTGGCGCTGCTGGTGATCGGCAGCGTGTTCCGCCCGCACGTGGCGTTGGTACGGCATACGGTGGACTACATCGGCGCGTTCTTCCTTACCGTGGCATTGGCTGCCCTGGTGCTCATCACCAGCCTCGGCGGCAGCCTGCTGGCGTGGAAGTCGCTGGACATGCTGTGCCTTGCGCTGTTCGCCTTGATCGGCCTGGTCGGCTTCGTCCTGGAACAACGCCGCGCCGTCGAGCCAATCATGCCGCTGCACCTGTTCCGTCACCGGACCTTCGTGCTTGCCGGGCTGATCGGTTTCATCGTCGGGGTGTCGCTGTTCGGCGCCGTCACCTTCCTGCCGTTGTACATGCAGGTGGTGAAGAACGCCACGCCCACCAGTGCCGGGCTGCAGATGCTGCCACTGATGGGTGGCCTGCTGGTGGTGTCGGCGGTTACCGGGCGGCTGATCAGCCGCTGGGGGCGTTACCGGGTGTTCCCGATCATCGGCACCCTGCTGCAAGTGATTGCCCTGGGCCTGCTCAGCCGGCTACAGCTGGACACGCCCATGGCGCTGATGAACCTGTACATGGGCTTGCTGGGGGCCGGCCTGGGTATGGTCATGCAGGTGCTGATCCTGGCCGTGCAGAACAGCGTCGAATTGCGCCACATGGGCGTGGCCACCTCCGGGGCCACCTTGTTCCGCTCGATTGGCGGCGCCATCGGTGTGTCGCTGTTCGGCGCGTTGTTCTCGCACAGCTTGCTGGGCGGCCTGGGCAGTGACTTCGCCGCCAGTGCCGGGGGTGCCGCGAGCCTTTCGCCGGCCGCCGTGCATGCCCTGCCCACGGCCCTGCAGCACAGTTACCTGCAGGCGTTTTCCGGGGCAATGCATGGTGTGTTCCTGCTGGCCGGGGTGATCACCAGCGTGGCTTTCGCACTGTCCTGGCTGCTGCGCGAGGTGCCGCTGCGCAAGGCCACGCAGGCGTGA
- a CDS encoding YMGG-like glycine zipper-containing protein, giving the protein MRTFTWSYLLVLLCAASAAQAQSVVPLKGQSSQQMQLDINDCNTVATNAANSTATSSEAHVGGRVRGAAAGAAAGAVGAQVRGNQHEELYDRASDDAKQQYRQNRAGETAAAGAAVGGMRQRQDRRQDRRSQDQAKTQAHASAYSGCLQGRGYQVNP; this is encoded by the coding sequence ATGCGTACGTTCACGTGGAGTTACCTGCTGGTGCTGTTGTGTGCCGCATCCGCAGCCCAGGCGCAGTCGGTAGTGCCGCTCAAGGGCCAGAGCAGCCAGCAGATGCAACTGGACATCAACGATTGCAATACCGTCGCTACCAACGCCGCGAACAGCACCGCGACGTCCAGCGAAGCCCATGTCGGTGGCCGGGTGCGTGGGGCAGCAGCAGGCGCCGCCGCAGGTGCCGTGGGCGCGCAAGTGCGCGGCAACCAGCACGAGGAGCTGTATGACCGGGCCAGTGACGATGCCAAACAGCAATACCGGCAGAACCGTGCCGGCGAAACGGCCGCCGCCGGTGCGGCGGTAGGCGGCATGCGCCAGCGTCAGGACCGGCGACAGGATCGGCGCAGCCAGGACCAGGCCAAAACCCAGGCCCATGCCAGTGCCTACAGCGGTTGCCTGCAAGGGCGCGGTTATCAGGTCAACCCTTGA
- a CDS encoding LysR family transcriptional regulator, whose translation MAAYTLRQLKYFVTTVEAGSVAEASRQLYIAQPSISTAIKSLEESFGVQLFIRHHAQGVSLTPSGKRFYAKTRSLLQMAHEFEQNALADNDTVAGQIDIGCFETVAPLYLPRLIAAFRQRYPGVDIRLRDGEQQELIQGLTAGTFDLAFLYDHDLDGTIEAEPLMPPQKPYVLLPENHRFAGQAQVSLRDLCPEPMILLDVAPSRTYFVSLFNEMGLTPNIVFSSPSIEMVRGMVGQGFGFSLLVTRPHSEYTYDGQRLALLDIAEPVALSGLAAAWLKRVQLTKPAQLFVEFCREELAKF comes from the coding sequence GTGGCTGCCTATACCCTGCGACAACTCAAGTACTTCGTCACCACCGTGGAGGCCGGTAGCGTTGCCGAAGCCTCTCGCCAGCTGTACATCGCCCAGCCGTCCATTTCCACGGCCATCAAGAGCCTGGAAGAAAGTTTCGGCGTGCAGCTGTTCATTCGCCACCATGCCCAGGGTGTGTCGTTGACGCCCAGCGGCAAGCGTTTCTACGCCAAGACCCGATCCCTGCTGCAGATGGCCCACGAGTTCGAGCAGAACGCCCTGGCTGACAACGACACCGTCGCCGGGCAGATCGACATCGGCTGTTTCGAAACCGTGGCACCGTTGTATCTGCCGCGCCTGATCGCCGCCTTCCGCCAGCGTTACCCAGGCGTGGATATCCGCCTGCGCGACGGCGAGCAGCAGGAGCTGATCCAGGGCCTGACGGCCGGAACGTTCGACCTGGCGTTTCTCTACGATCATGACCTGGACGGCACCATCGAAGCCGAGCCGCTGATGCCGCCGCAAAAACCTTACGTGCTGCTGCCAGAAAACCACCGCTTTGCCGGCCAGGCCCAGGTATCGCTGCGTGACCTGTGCCCGGAGCCGATGATCCTGCTGGACGTGGCTCCCAGCCGCACCTACTTCGTCAGCCTGTTTAACGAGATGGGTTTGACGCCGAACATCGTCTTCAGCTCACCGTCGATCGAGATGGTGCGGGGCATGGTCGGGCAGGGTTTCGGTTTTTCGCTGCTGGTGACCCGACCGCATTCGGAATACACCTACGACGGCCAGCGCCTGGCCCTGCTGGATATCGCCGAGCCGGTGGCGCTGTCGGGGCTGGCGGCGGCGTGGTTGAAGCGGGTGCAACTGACCAAGCCTGCACAGTTGTTTGTGGAGTTTTGCCGGGAAGAACTGGCGAAGTTCTGA
- a CDS encoding VOC family protein — protein MKIVVTSILVDDQAKALAFYHYVLGFEPRHDIPMGRHRWLTLTSPNDPNGVELLLEPDAHPASKVYKAALKQDGIPATSFGVRDIQAEYTRLCAAGVQFTQPPTDLGPVTVAVFDDTCGNLIQIAQKHRQPHAHQ, from the coding sequence ATGAAGATCGTGGTCACCAGCATTCTTGTCGACGACCAGGCCAAGGCCCTGGCCTTCTACCACTACGTACTCGGTTTCGAGCCCAGGCACGACATCCCCATGGGCCGGCACCGCTGGCTGACGCTGACCTCCCCCAACGATCCCAACGGCGTCGAGCTGTTGCTGGAGCCCGACGCGCACCCGGCGTCCAAGGTGTACAAGGCGGCGCTCAAGCAGGATGGCATCCCCGCCACCTCGTTTGGCGTGCGCGATATACAGGCCGAATACACCCGCCTCTGCGCGGCGGGTGTGCAGTTCACCCAGCCGCCCACCGACCTAGGCCCCGTCACCGTGGCCGTGTTCGATGACACCTGTGGCAACCTGATCCAGATCGCCCAGAAACACAGACAGCCCCACGCGCACCAATAA
- a CDS encoding MFS transporter: MAVLDSASTGSSAPQRGITKEERKVIFASSLGTVFEWYDFYLYGSLAAIIAKHFFAGVNETTSFIFALLAFAAGFAVRPFGAIVFGRLGDMIGRKHTFLITIVIMGLSTALVGLLPSYSAIGVAAPVILITLRLLQGLALGGEYGGAATYVAEHAPKGRRGFFTAWIQTTATLGLFLSLLVIMSCRTVMGTEVFEAWGWRVPFLLSILLLAISVYIRMQLNESPVFMKMKAEGKASKAPLTESFARWDNLKVVIMSLLGGTAGQAVVWYTGQFYALFFLLQMLKIEPQTANLLIAGSLLIGTPFFIIFGSLSDRIGRKKIIMAGCIIAALTYFPIFKALTEYGNPDVFVAQEQNPVVVVADPGQCAFQFDPVGKAKFTSSCDIAKSLLAKRAIPYTNQAAEPGSVAQIRIGERVLPSFEGSSMAAADFKVQSEAFTATLSGALKEAGYPEKADPAKIHYPMVLLLLTILVIYVTMVYGPIAAWLVELFPARIRYTSMSLPYHIGNGWFGGFLPTVAFAMVAATGDIYYGLWYPIVIAVMTAVLGIFFLPETKDRDINHT, encoded by the coding sequence ATGGCGGTTCTCGACAGCGCATCCACGGGCAGTAGCGCGCCCCAACGCGGTATCACCAAGGAGGAGCGCAAGGTCATCTTCGCCTCATCCCTGGGCACGGTGTTCGAATGGTACGACTTCTACCTGTACGGCTCCCTCGCCGCGATCATCGCCAAGCACTTCTTTGCCGGTGTCAATGAAACCACCTCGTTCATCTTCGCCTTGCTTGCCTTTGCCGCCGGTTTTGCCGTACGGCCGTTCGGGGCAATCGTGTTCGGCCGCCTGGGTGACATGATCGGGCGCAAGCATACGTTCCTTATCACGATTGTGATCATGGGCCTGTCTACCGCGCTGGTGGGCCTGCTCCCGAGCTACAGCGCGATCGGCGTGGCCGCGCCGGTCATCCTGATTACCTTGCGGTTGCTGCAGGGCCTGGCCCTGGGGGGGGAGTACGGCGGCGCGGCCACCTATGTGGCCGAACATGCGCCCAAGGGCCGTCGCGGCTTTTTCACCGCCTGGATCCAGACCACAGCCACGTTGGGGCTGTTCCTGTCGCTGCTGGTGATCATGAGCTGCCGCACGGTCATGGGTACTGAGGTGTTCGAGGCCTGGGGCTGGCGGGTGCCGTTCCTGCTGTCGATCCTGCTGCTGGCGATTTCGGTGTACATCCGCATGCAGCTCAACGAGTCGCCGGTGTTCATGAAGATGAAGGCCGAGGGCAAGGCATCCAAGGCACCGCTGACCGAGTCGTTCGCCCGTTGGGACAACCTCAAGGTGGTGATCATGTCGCTGCTGGGCGGCACCGCCGGCCAGGCCGTGGTGTGGTACACCGGGCAGTTCTATGCGCTGTTCTTCCTGTTGCAGATGCTCAAGATCGAGCCGCAGACGGCCAACCTGCTGATTGCCGGCTCGTTGCTGATCGGCACGCCGTTCTTCATCATCTTCGGTAGCCTGTCCGACCGCATTGGCCGCAAGAAGATCATCATGGCCGGCTGCATCATCGCTGCGCTGACCTATTTCCCGATCTTCAAGGCGCTGACCGAGTACGGCAACCCGGACGTGTTCGTCGCCCAGGAGCAGAACCCGGTCGTGGTAGTGGCTGACCCTGGTCAGTGCGCGTTCCAGTTCGACCCGGTGGGCAAGGCCAAATTCACCAGCTCCTGCGACATCGCCAAGAGCCTGCTGGCCAAGCGCGCCATTCCCTACACCAACCAGGCGGCCGAACCTGGCAGCGTGGCGCAGATTCGCATTGGTGAGCGGGTGCTGCCGAGCTTTGAAGGCAGCAGCATGGCCGCAGCGGACTTCAAGGTGCAGAGTGAAGCGTTTACTGCCACCTTGAGTGGTGCGTTGAAAGAAGCCGGCTACCCGGAAAAGGCCGACCCGGCGAAGATCCACTACCCGATGGTGCTGTTGCTGCTGACCATTTTGGTGATCTACGTGACCATGGTCTACGGCCCGATTGCTGCCTGGCTGGTCGAGCTATTCCCGGCGCGTATCCGCTACACCTCGATGTCGCTGCCTTACCACATCGGTAATGGCTGGTTCGGCGGCTTCCTGCCGACGGTGGCGTTTGCCATGGTGGCGGCGACCGGGGATATCTATTACGGCTTGTGGTACCCGATTGTGATCGCGGTAATGACGGCGGTGCTGGGGATCTTCTTCCTGCCGGAGACCAAGGACCGGGATATCAACCACACCTGA